In Streptomyces sp. NBC_01426, one genomic interval encodes:
- a CDS encoding ABC transporter ATP-binding protein, which yields MPDQQSQNAVLQLDKLVRTHGSGATEVHALRGIDLAVYPGELVAVMGPSGSGKSTLLTLAGGLDTPSSGRVIVEGTDITTASRKQLAALRRRSIGYVFQDYNLIPALTAAENVALPRELDGISARKARASALAALEEMGLAQLADRFPDEMSGGQQQRVAIARALVGDRRLVLADEPTGALDSETGESVLALLRSRCDAGAAGILVTHEPRFAAWADRVVFLRDGSVVDETLRSHADSLLSGRAAGL from the coding sequence ATGCCTGACCAGCAGTCACAGAACGCCGTACTCCAGCTGGACAAACTCGTCCGCACGCACGGCAGCGGCGCCACGGAGGTGCACGCCCTGCGCGGCATCGACCTCGCCGTGTACCCGGGCGAACTCGTCGCCGTCATGGGCCCGTCGGGGTCCGGCAAGTCCACCCTGCTCACCCTCGCCGGCGGACTCGACACCCCCAGCAGCGGCCGGGTGATCGTGGAGGGCACCGACATCACCACCGCGAGCCGCAAGCAGCTCGCCGCGCTGCGCCGCCGCAGCATCGGCTACGTCTTCCAGGACTACAACCTGATCCCGGCCCTCACCGCGGCCGAGAACGTGGCGCTGCCCCGCGAACTCGACGGGATATCGGCCCGCAAGGCACGGGCCTCCGCCTTGGCGGCGCTGGAGGAAATGGGCCTGGCGCAGCTCGCCGACCGCTTCCCCGACGAGATGTCCGGCGGACAGCAGCAGCGCGTGGCCATCGCCCGCGCCCTCGTCGGCGACCGCCGCCTGGTCCTCGCCGACGAGCCCACCGGCGCACTCGACTCGGAGACCGGGGAATCCGTGCTGGCCCTGCTGCGCTCGCGCTGCGACGCGGGGGCGGCCGGGATCCTGGTCACCCACGAGCCGCGGTTCGCCGCATGGGCGGACCGGGTGGTCTTCCTGCGCGACGGCAGCGTCGTCGACGAGACCCTGCGCAGCCACGCCGACTCCCTGCTCTCCGGGCGGGCGGCCGGCCTGTGA
- a CDS encoding PadR family transcriptional regulator, translated as MSIRHGLLALLERGPRYGSQLRTEFESRTGSTWPLNVGQVYTTLARLERDGLVAPGGEDPAGHTLYAITDTGRAELHEWYERPVDRANPPRDELSIKLAMAVGAPGVDIRSVIQSQRHATIKAMQDYTRLKAQALTAIDSGTSHERDDIAWLLVLEQLIFQTEAEARWLDHCEARLVRLSLPADRRAVPDPPQAAPTAPGAEATTATAAAGATTDLPSTARTRRS; from the coding sequence ATGTCGATCCGTCACGGGCTTCTCGCCCTGCTCGAAAGGGGTCCTCGGTACGGCTCTCAGCTGCGTACCGAGTTCGAATCCCGCACCGGGTCCACCTGGCCCCTCAACGTCGGGCAGGTGTACACCACCCTCGCCCGACTGGAGCGCGACGGGCTCGTCGCGCCCGGCGGCGAGGACCCCGCCGGGCACACCCTGTACGCCATCACCGACACCGGCCGCGCCGAGCTCCACGAGTGGTACGAGCGGCCCGTGGACCGCGCCAACCCGCCCCGGGACGAACTGTCCATCAAGCTCGCCATGGCCGTCGGCGCCCCCGGCGTGGACATCCGCTCCGTCATCCAGTCCCAGCGGCACGCCACGATCAAGGCGATGCAGGACTACACCCGGCTCAAGGCGCAGGCGCTCACCGCGATCGACAGCGGCACCTCCCACGAACGCGACGACATCGCCTGGCTGCTGGTGCTGGAACAGCTGATCTTCCAGACCGAGGCCGAGGCCCGCTGGCTCGACCACTGCGAAGCCCGGCTCGTCCGGCTCTCCCTGCCGGCCGACCGGAGAGCCGTACCCGATCCGCCCCAGGCCGCACCGACCGCTCCCGGCGCCGAAGCGACGACCGCCACCGCGGCCGCCGGCGCCACCACCGACCTCCCCTCCACCGCCCGCACGCGGCGGAGTTGA